Proteins from a single region of Crassaminicella profunda:
- a CDS encoding Bug family tripartite tricarboxylate transporter substrate binding protein has protein sequence MAIKKKMLALGLAVTLIGTGLLTGCGSKDAKTADSSAPDKYPKKAMEFIAPGGAGGGWDLTIRTTAKALKDTNLVSVPMPITNKPGGGGGVNLAYMQTKKGSDSLISVYSPPLILINLNGSTDLSYKDTTPLARLITDYGAFVVPKDSKYNSISEVLEALKKDPKSVKIGGNSSAGSMDHIQFLMVAKAAGVENIKDIDYVSFQDGTATAQLLGGHVDLLSTGLGDVEQLLKGGEVKVLAQTAGKRVGEGVLAEIPTVKEQGIDVTFENWRGLFAAPGMPDYAVKYWRETLAKMVETKEWDEYCKKNGWDKAYLDQEEFTNFLGTVNEQYKGILEEIGMIKK, from the coding sequence ATGGCAATAAAGAAGAAAATGCTTGCATTAGGTTTAGCAGTAACCTTAATAGGAACAGGATTATTAACTGGGTGTGGTAGCAAAGATGCAAAAACTGCGGATTCATCAGCTCCTGATAAGTATCCTAAAAAAGCAATGGAATTCATTGCACCAGGAGGAGCTGGTGGTGGTTGGGATTTAACTATTCGTACTACAGCTAAGGCTCTTAAAGATACAAATTTAGTATCTGTACCAATGCCTATTACAAATAAGCCAGGTGGCGGAGGTGGAGTAAACCTTGCGTATATGCAAACGAAAAAAGGATCTGATAGTTTGATCTCTGTTTATTCGCCACCACTAATCTTAATAAACCTAAATGGTTCTACAGATTTAAGCTATAAGGATACAACACCCCTTGCGAGATTGATTACAGACTATGGTGCGTTCGTTGTACCAAAGGACTCTAAATACAATTCAATTAGTGAAGTATTAGAGGCATTAAAGAAAGACCCTAAGAGTGTAAAAATTGGTGGAAATTCATCAGCAGGAAGTATGGACCATATTCAATTCTTAATGGTAGCCAAAGCTGCAGGGGTAGAAAATATTAAAGATATTGACTATGTAAGTTTTCAAGATGGTACAGCAACTGCACAATTATTAGGTGGACATGTGGATCTTTTATCAACTGGTTTAGGAGATGTAGAGCAATTACTTAAAGGTGGAGAAGTAAAAGTATTAGCTCAAACAGCGGGTAAACGTGTAGGAGAAGGTGTTCTTGCAGAAATTCCAACAGTAAAAGAGCAAGGAATTGATGTGACCTTTGAAAACTGGAGAGGTTTATTTGCAGCACCAGGAATGCCTGATTATGCTGTGAAATATTGGAGAGAAACTTTAGCCAAAATGGTAGAAACAAAAGAATGGGATGAATATTGTAAGAAAAACGGATGGGATAAAGCTTATTTAGATCAAGAAGAATTTACAAACTTTCTTGGAACTGTAAATGAACAATACAAAGGAATATTAGAAGAAATTGGTATGATCAAAAAATAA
- the citX gene encoding citrate lyase holo-[acyl-carrier protein] synthase, which translates to MNENKNIETILRAREKRYFYQKQLVKEYKKTLVALKLNIPGPKKDGELYREIFNNGLKLLKVSLNKAKIKMIFKEIWNKSTGSEAFIIVDTDAIKTKKICTEIEETDGLGRIYDFDVMDALGNSISRESIGKEQRKCFLCDKYVWVCSRTRAHSIDEMLTFIEKTAKAYFIKNKREEIKWQ; encoded by the coding sequence ATGAATGAAAATAAAAATATAGAAACAATTCTTAGGGCAAGAGAAAAAAGATATTTTTATCAAAAACAGCTTGTAAAGGAATATAAAAAGACTTTGGTTGCATTGAAGTTAAATATTCCAGGACCTAAAAAAGATGGAGAATTGTACAGAGAAATTTTTAATAATGGATTAAAGCTACTGAAAGTTTCATTAAATAAAGCAAAAATAAAGATGATATTCAAGGAAATATGGAATAAATCCACTGGTTCGGAAGCTTTTATTATTGTAGATACAGACGCTATAAAAACGAAAAAAATATGTACAGAAATTGAGGAAACAGACGGGCTAGGAAGAATATATGACTTTGATGTGATGGATGCTTTAGGAAATTCCATTAGCAGAGAAAGCATAGGGAAAGAGCAAAGAAAATGTTTTTTATGTGATAAGTACGTCTGGGTGTGTTCAAGAACGAGAGCACATAGTATTGATGAAATGCTAACGTTTATTGAAAAAACAGCTAAGGCGTATTTTATAAAAAATAAAAGGGAGGAAATAAAATGGCAATAA
- the citF gene encoding citrate lyase subunit alpha codes for MKNTIGREIPEDIIWYDEVINYSAPFSKEPVGRKIAPLLKQVKPNESKVVSSLEELIKKVGLKDGMTISFHHHFRNGDYILNNVIDTIAKMGLKDITIVPSSLSTIHESLVEHIKNGVITGIHTSGIRGRLAEEISNGLMEKPIVIRSHGGRARAIEAGEIKIDVAFLGAPSCDPYGNSRGKGENTICGSLGYSKVDAAYADQVVIITDDLVPYPNCPASISQTNVDYVIKVDAIGNPSGIASGATRFTKNPKELLIAQYASKLIVNSPYFKDGFSFQTGSGGSSLAVTRFLKEEMKDKNIKARFALGGITKPMVEMHEEGFIEQLFDVQSFDLVACESIIKNPNHHEIDASFYANPHNKGCIANQLDVVILSALEIDTNFHVNVITGSDGIIRGASGGHSDTAAASKLSIIVAPLIRGRIPTVVDQVNTIITPGETVDVLVTDRGIAINPRRKDLLEIFKNTDLPIFTIEELKEKAEKVVGKGRPIEYLERVVGIVEYRDGSIIDVIKQVK; via the coding sequence ATGAAGAACACAATCGGAAGAGAGATTCCAGAAGATATTATTTGGTATGATGAGGTAATCAATTACTCTGCTCCCTTTAGTAAAGAGCCTGTGGGGAGAAAAATAGCTCCTTTATTAAAACAAGTAAAACCTAATGAAAGTAAGGTAGTAAGTAGTTTGGAAGAATTAATTAAAAAAGTAGGATTAAAAGATGGCATGACTATTTCTTTTCATCATCACTTTAGAAATGGGGATTACATTCTCAATAATGTTATAGACACCATTGCAAAAATGGGATTAAAAGATATTACTATTGTACCAAGTTCTTTATCGACCATTCATGAATCTTTAGTAGAGCATATAAAAAATGGCGTGATTACAGGGATTCATACTAGTGGTATAAGAGGAAGATTAGCAGAAGAAATTTCTAATGGATTAATGGAAAAACCCATTGTCATTCGTTCTCATGGTGGAAGAGCAAGAGCTATCGAAGCTGGTGAAATTAAAATTGATGTGGCATTTTTAGGAGCACCCTCCTGTGATCCATATGGAAATAGTAGAGGCAAGGGAGAAAATACTATTTGTGGTTCTTTAGGATATTCAAAAGTTGATGCAGCTTATGCTGACCAAGTTGTCATCATTACAGATGATTTGGTACCTTACCCCAATTGTCCAGCAAGTATTTCACAAACAAATGTGGATTATGTTATAAAGGTGGATGCAATTGGAAATCCAAGTGGAATTGCTTCAGGAGCAACACGTTTTACAAAGAATCCAAAAGAATTATTAATCGCCCAATATGCGAGTAAATTAATTGTAAATTCACCCTATTTTAAAGATGGATTTTCATTCCAAACAGGATCAGGAGGATCATCTCTAGCTGTAACAAGATTTTTGAAAGAAGAGATGAAAGATAAAAATATCAAAGCTCGATTTGCATTAGGTGGTATTACCAAACCTATGGTAGAGATGCATGAGGAAGGATTTATTGAGCAGTTGTTTGATGTACAAAGTTTTGATTTGGTTGCTTGTGAATCAATCATAAAGAATCCAAATCATCATGAAATTGATGCATCCTTTTATGCCAATCCCCATAACAAAGGATGTATTGCCAATCAATTAGATGTTGTTATCTTAAGTGCATTAGAAATAGATACAAATTTCCATGTAAATGTTATTACAGGTTCTGATGGTATTATTCGAGGGGCGTCAGGAGGACATTCAGATACAGCTGCGGCTTCAAAATTATCTATCATTGTGGCACCCCTTATTAGAGGAAGAATTCCAACAGTAGTGGATCAGGTAAATACAATAATTACCCCTGGAGAAACAGTAGACGTTTTAGTAACTGACCGAGGGATTGCTATTAATCCAAGAAGAAAAGATTTACTAGAAATATTTAAAAATACAGATTTGCCTATTTTTACAATAGAAGAATTAAAAGAAAAGGCAGAAAAAGTTGTAGGAAAAGGAAGACCTATAGAATACTTAGAAAGAGTTGTCGGTATTGTAGAATATCGTGATGGCAGTATTATTGACGTAATCAAGCAAGTAAAATAA
- the citE gene encoding citrate (pro-3S)-lyase subunit beta, with protein sequence MQKLRRTMMYVPGNNPGMLTDAHIYGADSLMFDLEDSISLAEKDAARLLVYHAVKNMDYEGMEIVVRINGLDSPYGRSDIEAMVRAGVDVIRLPKTETAQDVIEVEKIIEEVEKKIGKKIGSTKMMGAIESPLGVINAVEIAQASKRLMGIAIGAEDYVTNMKTKRSPEGIELLMARSQILIAARAAGIYALDTVYSDVNNEEGFREEVKLIKQLGFDGKSIINPRQIGPVHEIYAPTEKEIDHAKKVMRAIEEANEKGSGVIALNGKMIDKPIVERAERVIELAKMSGLIKEGE encoded by the coding sequence ATGCAAAAGCTAAGAAGGACCATGATGTATGTTCCTGGTAATAACCCTGGAATGCTTACGGATGCTCATATTTATGGAGCAGATTCTTTGATGTTTGACTTGGAAGATTCTATATCTCTTGCAGAAAAGGATGCAGCAAGATTATTAGTATATCATGCAGTAAAAAATATGGACTATGAAGGAATGGAGATTGTTGTAAGAATCAATGGGTTAGACTCTCCTTATGGACGTAGTGATATAGAAGCCATGGTACGAGCTGGTGTGGATGTGATTCGTTTACCAAAGACTGAAACGGCACAAGATGTGATAGAGGTAGAAAAGATTATAGAAGAAGTAGAAAAGAAGATAGGAAAAAAGATAGGTTCAACAAAGATGATGGGAGCTATTGAAAGTCCTTTAGGGGTAATCAATGCAGTAGAAATTGCTCAAGCAAGCAAAAGGTTAATGGGGATTGCTATAGGAGCAGAAGATTATGTTACAAATATGAAGACGAAAAGAAGTCCAGAAGGAATTGAATTATTAATGGCAAGAAGTCAAATTTTAATAGCTGCTCGAGCTGCAGGTATTTATGCCCTTGATACGGTTTATTCTGATGTGAATAATGAAGAAGGCTTCCGTGAAGAAGTAAAGCTAATCAAACAGCTTGGCTTTGATGGAAAATCAATTATTAATCCGAGACAAATTGGTCCAGTTCATGAGATTTATGCCCCTACTGAGAAGGAAATTGATCATGCGAAAAAAGTGATGAGAGCCATTGAAGAAGCCAATGAAAAAGGCTCAGGCGTTATAGCACTAAATGGAAAAATGATTGATAAGCCAATTGTGGAGAGAGCAGAAAGAGTAATAGAACTTGCAAAAATGTCAGGGCTTATAAAGGAGGGCGAGTAA
- the citD gene encoding citrate lyase acyl carrier protein codes for MEIIKTGMAGTMESSDIHVVIEKSQEVGIQIYLDSTVQKQFGEQIKKVILETLESMSITNVVVRAMDRGALDCTIRARVQSAVMRAMTKENDIDWGLL; via the coding sequence GTGGAAATTATCAAAACAGGAATGGCTGGAACAATGGAATCCAGTGATATTCATGTGGTAATAGAAAAAAGTCAAGAAGTTGGTATTCAAATATATCTTGACAGTACTGTTCAAAAACAATTTGGAGAACAAATCAAGAAAGTGATTCTTGAAACACTAGAAAGTATGAGCATAACAAATGTTGTTGTTCGAGCGATGGATCGAGGAGCTTTAGATTGTACCATTCGTGCTCGTGTGCAAAGTGCAGTAATGCGTGCTATGACAAAGGAAAATGATATAGATTGGGGGTTATTATAG
- the citC gene encoding [citrate (pro-3S)-lyase] ligase: MLYEKFKIEKIYMDEAKARNQVLNLLEKNHLTLDFGLEDTVGIYDGENLIGAGSIKGNTLRCIAVDEEYQGTGVLNLLMNELVHMQYLREVNHLFVYTKPSAQKSFQFMGFHKIEEVSGKVVLMENKHDGMKSYLDGLAKQKVIGEKISCVVMNGNPFTNGHLYLIEKAAEESQHVHVFIVSSDLSSFPYEVRRELMREGTKHIKNITIHEGGDYIISNATFPSYFIKEPSEIVKIHAALDLRIFGNYIGPSLGIHERYVGEEPYCETTNQYNQVMKEILPQFGMGVNEIPRKSINSDTISASKVRSFIAKGDIEKIKPFVPESTYNFLTSEEGEKVIHKIQEVKKRH, encoded by the coding sequence ATGTTATATGAAAAATTTAAAATTGAAAAAATCTATATGGATGAAGCAAAAGCAAGGAACCAAGTATTAAATCTTTTGGAAAAAAATCATCTTACTTTAGATTTTGGATTAGAGGATACAGTAGGAATTTATGATGGAGAAAATTTAATAGGAGCTGGATCGATTAAAGGAAACACTTTAAGATGTATAGCTGTAGATGAGGAGTATCAAGGTACAGGGGTATTGAATTTATTGATGAATGAATTAGTCCATATGCAATATCTGCGAGAGGTTAACCATTTATTTGTATACACAAAGCCATCTGCTCAAAAGAGTTTTCAATTTATGGGATTTCATAAGATTGAAGAAGTAAGTGGAAAGGTAGTTTTAATGGAAAATAAACATGATGGCATGAAATCTTATTTAGATGGATTAGCAAAACAGAAAGTAATAGGAGAGAAAATAAGCTGTGTTGTTATGAATGGCAATCCATTTACCAATGGGCATCTTTATTTAATTGAAAAAGCAGCAGAGGAAAGTCAACATGTACATGTTTTTATTGTATCTTCTGATTTATCTAGTTTTCCTTATGAAGTTCGTAGGGAATTGATGAGGGAAGGAACAAAGCATATAAAAAATATTACAATCCATGAAGGGGGAGATTATATTATCTCAAATGCTACATTTCCCTCTTATTTTATAAAAGAGCCAAGTGAAATTGTTAAAATTCATGCAGCCTTAGATCTTAGAATTTTTGGAAATTATATTGGACCGAGTCTTGGAATTCATGAACGATATGTTGGGGAAGAACCTTATTGCGAAACGACCAATCAATACAATCAAGTAATGAAAGAGATATTACCTCAATTTGGCATGGGTGTAAATGAAATTCCAAGAAAATCCATAAACAGTGATACCATTAGTGCATCGAAAGTGAGAAGTTTTATAGCAAAAGGGGATATTGAAAAGATTAAACCCTTTGTTCCTGAGTCTACGTATAATTTTTTAACTTCAGAAGAAGGAGAAAAAGTTATTCATAAAATTCAAGAAGTAAAGAAAAGACACTGA
- the citG gene encoding triphosphoribosyl-dephospho-CoA synthase CitG, with the protein MKNQEKFAREIEAIAVRALLYEVSATPKPGLVDRKNNGAHKDMDFFTFVDSSTALGEVFYECTLAGIGYSGEIEGLLQEIRPIGKMGEEKMFATTNGVNTHKGLIFSLGIIAAVIGFLYQKNRCGSYSADDICKQVKFMTKGLVDQELKKKTFGESLTYGERLYVKYGITGIRGEVASGFQTVCTHGLPVLKELMKSEKGTLNERFVQVLLCLMIYTEDSNILGRHDLDMLKRVQAKAKKVFEKGGVFSEDGLESLEALDEWCIENWVSPGGAADLLAITIMLFLVEQL; encoded by the coding sequence ATGAAGAATCAAGAAAAGTTTGCAAGAGAAATAGAAGCTATTGCAGTACGTGCCCTTTTATATGAAGTATCAGCTACCCCTAAACCAGGGCTTGTAGATCGGAAAAATAATGGTGCCCATAAGGATATGGATTTTTTTACATTTGTTGATAGTAGTACAGCTTTAGGAGAAGTTTTTTATGAATGTACATTAGCAGGAATAGGATATAGTGGAGAAATAGAAGGATTACTTCAAGAGATTCGCCCCATCGGGAAAATGGGTGAAGAAAAAATGTTTGCTACAACAAATGGTGTTAATACCCATAAAGGTCTTATTTTCTCATTAGGAATTATAGCTGCTGTGATTGGATTTCTTTATCAAAAGAATAGATGTGGCAGTTATTCAGCTGATGATATTTGTAAGCAAGTAAAGTTCATGACCAAGGGGTTAGTAGATCAGGAATTAAAGAAAAAAACTTTTGGTGAATCCTTAACCTATGGGGAACGATTATATGTAAAATATGGAATAACCGGTATAAGGGGAGAAGTTGCTTCTGGATTTCAAACGGTTTGTACCCATGGACTTCCAGTGCTAAAGGAATTGATGAAATCTGAAAAGGGAACATTGAATGAACGATTTGTACAGGTATTATTATGTTTGATGATATATACGGAAGATTCGAATATTCTTGGAAGACATGATTTAGATATGCTAAAAAGAGTACAGGCTAAGGCAAAGAAAGTTTTTGAAAAAGGTGGCGTTTTTTCCGAAGATGGATTGGAAAGTCTGGAAGCGCTTGATGAATGGTGTATTGAAAACTGGGTAAGTCCTGGTGGTGCAGCTGATTTATTGGCTATTACGATTATGTTATTTTTGGTGGAACAATTATAA
- a CDS encoding peptidylprolyl isomerase: MNSKKREAWERTRQKGKSYFIWRKGVLGWGIPTAILFQVSMAILNNGLNIDAFTSRKFILNLVTSVIVFPIGGYFWGMWMWYWSNKIYNKENKS; encoded by the coding sequence ATGAATTCAAAGAAAAGAGAAGCATGGGAAAGAACAAGACAAAAAGGAAAATCATATTTCATTTGGCGAAAAGGGGTATTAGGATGGGGGATTCCAACAGCTATATTATTTCAAGTGAGTATGGCTATATTGAATAATGGGTTAAATATAGATGCATTTACAAGTAGAAAGTTTATATTGAACTTAGTTACATCCGTAATCGTATTCCCTATAGGAGGGTATTTTTGGGGAATGTGGATGTGGTATTGGAGCAATAAAATTTATAATAAAGAGAATAAAAGTTGA
- a CDS encoding deoxyribonuclease IV — translation MLNIGCHLSISKGFYKAVKEALSIDANTFQFFTRNPRGGKAKALDLEDIKKAKELMEINNFAPILAHAPYTMNLCSAKPDIRKFAKNMLKDDLERLKHIPNSLYNFHPGSHTGQGIEKATEQIINALNEAIQEDTDTWILLESMSGKGTEVGRSLEELIQIIEGVQYEKLGVCLDSCHLYSSGYDLVNDLDGVIEEIDGIIGLERIKAFHLNDTKHGLGSNKDRHELIGEGLIGLEAIVNIITHPKLSNLPFILETPNEVKGHGEEIKLLKETLGI, via the coding sequence ATGTTAAATATAGGATGTCATTTATCCATATCAAAAGGTTTTTATAAAGCAGTAAAAGAGGCATTAAGTATAGATGCCAATACTTTTCAATTTTTTACTAGAAATCCAAGAGGGGGAAAGGCGAAAGCTCTTGACTTAGAAGATATAAAAAAAGCAAAAGAACTTATGGAAATAAATAATTTTGCACCCATTCTTGCCCATGCTCCCTATACAATGAATTTATGTTCAGCCAAACCAGATATTCGTAAATTTGCAAAGAATATGTTAAAAGATGATTTAGAAAGGTTAAAACATATTCCCAATAGTTTGTATAATTTTCATCCTGGCTCTCATACAGGACAAGGGATAGAAAAAGCTACTGAGCAGATTATTAATGCATTAAATGAAGCTATACAAGAAGATACAGATACTTGGATTTTACTAGAATCCATGAGTGGAAAAGGAACAGAAGTGGGAAGAAGTCTTGAAGAACTCATACAAATTATAGAGGGGGTTCAATATGAAAAATTGGGTGTATGTTTAGATTCTTGTCATTTGTATTCAAGTGGGTATGATCTTGTAAATGATTTAGATGGAGTGATAGAAGAAATAGATGGAATTATAGGTTTAGAAAGGATTAAAGCATTTCATTTAAATGATACAAAGCATGGACTAGGTAGTAATAAAGATCGACATGAATTAATCGGAGAAGGATTAATAGGCTTAGAGGCTATTGTAAATATAATCACCCATCCTAAATTATCAAATCTACCATTTATATTAGAAACACCCAATGAGGTAAAAGGGCATGGAGAAGAAATTAAGCTCTTAAAAGAAACACTTGGCATTTAG
- a CDS encoding DUF456 domain-containing protein has protein sequence MLVVVIILMMIGLLGSCIPGIPGNGLIFLSTLGYGIFTKFEKISVSFIIFFGVLTILAFVFDYVASMLGAKKFGATKPGIIGGILGGVIGFFILNIFGLLIGQFVGTCIGEWYYGKELKDSMKSGVGTIIGYILGVIVNMTIGVTMIGIFLLKVLR, from the coding sequence ATGTTAGTTGTAGTAATTATTTTAATGATGATTGGTCTTTTGGGGAGTTGTATACCTGGAATTCCTGGAAATGGATTGATTTTTTTATCAACATTAGGGTATGGAATATTTACGAAGTTTGAGAAAATCAGTGTAAGTTTTATTATATTTTTTGGCGTACTTACTATTTTAGCTTTTGTATTTGATTATGTGGCAAGTATGTTAGGGGCAAAAAAATTTGGTGCTACAAAACCAGGGATTATTGGAGGGATTTTAGGAGGAGTAATCGGCTTTTTTATCTTAAATATATTCGGACTATTAATAGGACAATTCGTAGGGACTTGTATTGGAGAATGGTATTATGGAAAAGAATTAAAAGACTCTATGAAATCAGGCGTTGGAACCATTATTGGATATATTTTAGGAGTAATCGTGAATATGACAATAGGTGTTACCATGATAGGAATATTTTTACTAAAAGTATTAAGATAG
- a CDS encoding superoxide dismutase produces the protein MTRITPKKFDFRSIEGISRKQLNEHYQLYKGYVKKINLIWRKLKEEKFIDPNTTYSPYRCLKLGESYALNGVKLHELYFGNLGGRKNKPYGKLLEKIEKDFGSYKNWEKDLLDAGKSARGWVVTAYDLMDDKIRNYLCDGHDQGGIWNALPILVLDVYEHAYMIDFGIDREKYLDIFIKNINWEICEKRYGEILRHVNRPRPRPYPMPMPYFFNN, from the coding sequence ATGACAAGAATTACTCCAAAAAAATTTGATTTTCGTTCAATAGAAGGTATCTCAAGAAAGCAGCTTAATGAGCACTATCAATTATATAAAGGCTATGTAAAAAAAATTAATCTCATATGGAGAAAATTAAAAGAAGAAAAATTTATAGACCCAAATACTACTTATAGTCCCTATCGCTGTTTAAAACTCGGTGAAAGCTATGCATTAAACGGTGTAAAATTACATGAATTATACTTTGGAAATTTAGGAGGTAGAAAAAATAAGCCCTATGGAAAACTTTTAGAAAAAATAGAAAAAGATTTTGGTAGCTATAAAAATTGGGAAAAAGATTTATTAGATGCTGGAAAATCTGCCAGAGGATGGGTTGTAACTGCTTATGATTTGATGGATGACAAAATAAGAAATTATTTATGTGACGGACATGATCAAGGGGGCATTTGGAATGCTTTACCTATTCTAGTTTTAGATGTGTATGAACATGCATACATGATTGATTTTGGTATTGACAGAGAGAAATATCTTGATATTTTTATAAAAAATATTAATTGGGAAATATGTGAAAAAAGATATGGTGAAATTTTAAGACATGTAAATCGCCCTAGACCCCGCCCTTATCCTATGCCAATGCCTTATTTTTTCAATAATTAA
- a CDS encoding nucleoside kinase: MDTDKKIKIVINNEKEIEENKGITLKEISKVFKEDKSSIIVGAKMNNRLRELNYEIHEDANIEFVDLSTSDGIRIYQRSLSFVFIRAAMEMLSGCKVTVEHSLSKGLYCEIHYKREITEEDVVKIESRMREIIEEDVPFIKNSVSIEEAKRIFKELGMEAKTELLDFRKSPEINIYSCGWLKDYFYGYMVPSTSYLKLFQLKYYAPGVIIQYPEKYTPNEIPVFEEQKKLSSIFREAEKWGEILGIGYVANLNKAIINKEYPELIRIAEALHEKKVAQIADMITEKNKRIILIAGPSSSGKTTFAQRLSIQLKVNGLRPVALSVDDYFVNRELTPRDEKGEYDFEAIEAVDLALFNDHLTRLLKGEKVEIPTFNFHKGLREYRGKFMQIQEDQPIIIEGIHGLNDQLTKDISHDKKFKIYISALTQLNIDDHNRIPTTDTRIIRRIVRDSKYRGHSALTTLKLWNSVRRGEKRNIFPFQEEADVMFNSALFYELAVLKKYAEPLLNEISEEEPQYTEAKRLLKFLHYFASIEEDQVVPQTSIIKEFIGGSCFEE, from the coding sequence ATGGATACTGACAAAAAAATAAAAATTGTCATTAACAATGAAAAAGAGATAGAAGAAAATAAAGGAATCACCCTCAAGGAAATTAGTAAAGTTTTTAAAGAGGATAAGAGCTCTATTATTGTGGGAGCAAAAATGAATAATCGGTTAAGAGAATTAAATTATGAAATACATGAAGACGCGAATATTGAGTTTGTTGATTTATCCACATCAGATGGAATAAGAATTTATCAAAGAAGCCTATCCTTTGTGTTTATAAGAGCAGCTATGGAAATGCTTTCAGGATGTAAAGTAACTGTAGAACATTCTTTGAGTAAAGGATTATATTGTGAAATACACTATAAAAGGGAAATTACAGAAGAGGATGTAGTAAAAATTGAATCTAGAATGAGAGAGATTATTGAGGAAGACGTACCATTTATAAAGAACAGTGTATCTATAGAAGAAGCAAAAAGAATTTTCAAAGAATTAGGAATGGAAGCCAAAACAGAACTTTTAGATTTTAGAAAAAGCCCAGAAATCAATATATATAGTTGTGGATGGTTAAAGGATTATTTTTATGGATATATGGTTCCGAGTACAAGCTATCTAAAATTATTTCAGCTAAAGTATTATGCTCCTGGAGTGATTATACAATATCCTGAAAAATATACGCCTAATGAAATTCCTGTTTTTGAAGAACAAAAAAAGCTTTCAAGTATATTTAGAGAAGCAGAAAAATGGGGAGAAATCTTAGGAATTGGTTATGTTGCCAATTTAAATAAAGCAATTATAAATAAGGAATATCCAGAACTTATTCGAATCGCAGAAGCTCTTCATGAAAAGAAGGTCGCACAAATCGCAGATATGATTACAGAGAAGAATAAAAGAATTATTTTAATTGCAGGACCCTCTTCTTCTGGCAAAACAACCTTTGCTCAGCGTCTATCCATTCAACTAAAGGTAAATGGATTAAGACCAGTGGCCCTATCAGTAGATGATTATTTTGTGAACCGAGAGCTTACCCCAAGAGATGAAAAGGGTGAGTATGATTTTGAAGCCATAGAAGCTGTGGATTTAGCATTATTTAATGACCATCTTACAAGACTTTTAAAGGGAGAAAAAGTAGAAATCCCTACATTTAATTTTCATAAAGGACTGAGAGAATATAGAGGAAAATTCATGCAGATCCAGGAAGATCAACCAATCATTATTGAAGGAATTCATGGATTAAATGATCAGTTGACAAAAGATATTTCTCATGATAAAAAATTCAAAATATATATTAGTGCATTAACTCAATTAAATATTGATGACCATAATAGAATTCCTACTACAGATACTAGAATCATTAGAAGAATTGTAAGAGATAGTAAATATAGAGGGCATTCAGCACTTACCACATTAAAGCTTTGGAATTCAGTGAGAAGAGGGGAGAAAAGAAATATTTTCCCATTCCAAGAAGAAGCAGATGTTATGTTTAATTCTGCTCTATTCTATGAACTCGCAGTGCTTAAAAAATATGCAGAACCTCTTTTAAATGAAATATCAGAAGAAGAACCCCAATATACAGAGGCAAAGAGGCTTCTAAAATTCCTTCATTATTTTGCTTCTATAGAAGAAGATCAAGTAGTTCCTCAAACTTCTATCATCAAAGAATTTATTGGAGGCAGTTGTTTTGAAGAATAA
- a CDS encoding CBS domain-containing protein, protein MKVRDLMTKEVSFANTNTPLSQVATKMKDLDVGSIPVCDQNHRAVGIVTDRDIVLRSVSNGNINVNAQEIMSGQLVYATPDMDAHEAAKIMADHQIRRLPVVENGKLEGILAIGDLATVNIYVNEAGDALSDISQPNKTNM, encoded by the coding sequence ATGAAAGTTAGAGATTTGATGACAAAAGAAGTATCCTTTGCAAATACAAATACACCACTTAGCCAGGTAGCAACAAAGATGAAAGATTTAGATGTTGGATCTATTCCAGTTTGTGATCAAAATCATCGTGCAGTTGGTATTGTTACAGATAGAGATATTGTTCTTCGTAGTGTTTCAAATGGCAATATCAATGTAAATGCTCAAGAAATTATGTCAGGACAATTAGTTTATGCAACACCAGATATGGATGCTCATGAGGCAGCAAAGATTATGGCAGATCATCAAATAAGAAGATTACCTGTAGTAGAAAATGGAAAACTTGAGGGAATATTAGCTATAGGTGATTTAGCTACTGTAAATATTTATGTGAATGAGGCGGGAGACGCTTTAAGTGATATATCCCAACCAAATAAAACGAACATGTAA